CAAGATTATTTTAAGCCGATTGCGATTTTCCtttgttttgattaaaaacaCGCACAAGCGATCTAAAAAATTAAACCTGATTCATCAATAAGTAACAaatgtatgttataatataaataaaataccgcGAAATTAACATGATTTATGTCTGCAATTTATTCTTActaagttaataaaacttatactaCAATTCAAAGCAGATAATGATGACCTCCTGACCGCTTTCGGCTACGGCAAAgaagtgtacaagtgtgtgcgtaaacataGGTACAACCTCTATTCCGCCACACTCATAATCCCGTGGGACGGCAATTCCGACACGAAaagggttcaggcgcaggaccaacgtctttacgtACTTCATTCAAAAGCAAAAAGATACGTTTTATGTAACGGTTGAATGAATCACTTAcggttgaaatataaaattttaactgtaaaataaatcaatgtatATGACCATCAATTCACACCAATCAAATTGAGGAGGAAGATGTGAAACTTAGGTTCTTATCATTATATTCTTATCATCAttgggatatatatatatatatatatatatatatcagcatTTTCACAGCTGACAGTTCTTGCTCTGTCTTGGTGGATCAAACATCAACAATTTTTATAGCTGTGTTTTGGGTTTAAGGGTTaagtgaataaattttattacaaacttaAGGGTCTCGTGTCTCAAAGTCTCGGGTCTTATAGATTTATTAGTCTATTGTCACGATGCTTACGGATCGAGACTCAAGCCAGTCTCAAAATCGTATTTTAATGATGATTATTACTTAGGTACGAATATACctcagtttttaataaatacatcttTTCTGTTCAATGAGAGACTTTTCACTTTCGAATGTGAATAGAACTGCACGCAAAGTATTTGGACTCTTAGAAAATATTCTTCGCACTCCTACGCCAGATTTGAAATGTGATTATGTGTTTTATAGGATTtagataacaataattttataggaTTTAGATTGTTCTAGAATCTAAAAATGTCGACTTTTGTCTGTCGACAGTTACGCGACTGTGTAGAGTGGTTTATACTTCTTGAAAGTGTTTATGGCCGGCGGTTACCATTTGCAATCAGGCGAAAAATACTCGTATGCATTCCCACAAATAAGAATACAAAACAATTCACCTCACAATGTTCCCTGTAGAGCAGCTGATAAATTGCAAACAGAAATTAAAGAGCGATTTAATCTAGATTTGTTTaagattcgattttttttttatcgtttctgCATTAAAATTTAGCACATGCCTATCAGATGCCACTGTGAGTCAATACCAAGCACTCGTGTGTCACCCTCCAAGACAAAGGCGACCTTGCGGTCACCCTCTTGGCGCGAGCGCATACAATACAAGTGATAAGAAACgagtgttttataaaaaataaatacaacataatCGGTCAAaattgttattcttttttttccttTGTACGGAACTTCGTTATAAATCAACTCAATTTAGCAAAACTTCGGGTGCCTATATTGAAAAATTCGataagatgaaaaaaaaaacctattttgttaacagcaataaaaaatattcattataaaatatttatataaatatttttatcgctGGTTCTTATcgggaataaatttaaatactactAATATAATAGAACTAAATtttgattcatctcgtgctcggcggtgaaggaaaacgatCGATCGATCTGATACGAATCTCTAGATCTGGTAGAGTATGCACCAAGCCCAAAAAATAGACACTCAGAAAATATGttgaaactttattattttaagtttaatatcattaaaatataaatcaaatacattaagtattatattttttatgtaatacgcGCACTgtactttgttataattttgatttcgttactgttatagaaaaataaatagcctttcaattcaattcaattcaaggataaattatattttgcttataacAATTCCACTCtacttaattttacattaattcttataaattataccACTCCCCGGTCCAAAGGCGATTCCTTAGGTATGTAAGTATATCTCTATGGTATTACTGCATTTGCATAACCGGTGTTTGTGTGAGTGAATCATGCGTGCCGTTCGCTTTcctttacatataattttagttttatcgcTACGATTCAGTTCATTAACTACGGAAAGTACTTTTACAAGGTCCGCAAGGTGCGATGTAATTACTCGTAGAAAATTAACAACATTGATATATATGAACAGTTTAACTGggtaataatctattttattatttcgtagTAATCGATAATTTAAgcgaataatattaacatacaacCACGACTAATATAAATGATGACAGAATTtgctaataattgaaattaaaatatattcataagttCCTGGTTTTTTGAAAGAATTTTCTACTATATTCAAGCgatatatagttaataatatacatatatttaaggaAGCGAAGTTGAGCAAATGTCCCACTTGAACTTGATGGGAAAATTTGTCGATTGACGCTTGCACTGTAAGCAATGTAAACTACTACTATTATCAATGATGCGCCAACCACAAGATCTAagatataattacactggctaactctcCTCTCAAACCGTAAcaaagtaatacttagtattgctattAGAGTAACTAGTTTGTGGGTACTCAGACGAGTCTGCAAATAGCCTTACCACAGGTTGAATCATTAAGTCTATCATAAAGTGATGCTAAAACAAATTACACGTACGGCTTCAGGATTTCTTGAGACAAACACTAACTGCAAATTCTGATAATAATCAAAACGAACCAACGTGCTACAACATGTACACCCGAAGCGAAATCCGAACACACAATATATAGAAGTATTACAATCGTCATTTTCAAGACAACTAATGCAATAATATTCTCcgttataattaacatatttttttttttcatgttttccCATGCGCTCATCTGTTCACATTGTAACAAAGGCACAATACGTTTGTGCTGTATCAaagttatacaaatataactatGCACATTCCGTGTTTAACTTGAACATAGCTATTAATTCGAAGCAAAACAATGgactttttttttgctattcTATAGAATTGAATCTTATTGTTTGTTACTTTATACAATATGGTAAATGTTATATGACATTTTAGATACAtatgtatgatataaaaaaatatttaggtaaaatTTTACAGCAAATATCAGAAATGATTTCATTTTTGATATTTGGCCTCGAGATGTtagctttaaaatttttttaatactgtaacatgacgacgacgacgacatGACTCCGAATAAAGAGTATTTTGGTTTTGACAGtcgccaaattaaaaaaaaaacttagaataGACTTCGAAGTATTTATTCGACGCAAACAAATTCGAAACGTAAATACTaggcattatttttaaataaataaattccagtATTTTTCTATCCCATGCGCGTTCTTATACCATTTATCCGATTGAGCTGAATCTATGTAAATTTGTAGACATCGCCCCGAAGGTTTTAGACTTTTTACCATAAACACAAAATAGGTGGAAAGCGAGTCATATAGGATACCAAAAATAATAGAGACATTGGAACGAACGATGAGCATACAGCATagctagttaaaaataaaactgctacggtttaatataacattagcaatttaagtattaatgtatttgaatatataaactatactaatataaataagaaagtaattctgtctatctgttaccgACTTTGAAAAAATTCGGTAGTAAACAGGCTTGAAGCCCGAAGACGTATGACAAggacatataatactttttttatacctaatatacGCCCTTCTCccctaaaactttattttattctccCCTAATACTTTTTAGACgagactataattatattagtataatatctcgtcaaattaatttacttaaactgtCGATCGAGACTATTTTCCGTCTGTGTTACATCCGTCAAAAACATCGAATCGAGACATTACGAGTACATGTCTCATAAgtcattttaatgtaaatagtcGTACTTATGTTTAAAACAGGAAAACCGTTCGCTTGCCgaaatacacatataaatgtTGGCGTGGTGTTAACGGAATGAAAAAGGACTTAGCCGGCTATTGCGCGAGATCACATCCCTGACGTTGGCGACAAGGGTTTGTCTCTACAATGCTATTGTTTATTGATCTTTGAAAATATCAATACAGCCTTTAAATCCTAATAATGCCagctttataatacttttaaaattaatatgtattgtgATAGTGGGAgttgaaaattattaagtatacattatttaaacctATCTATGTTTAGAATCATTTACTATAATTGGATTTGTTTGTGCACACTTAATGAGATAACTACCGGAGTAATTTTAAAAGACCTTGATAATAGTGTCAGTTTATATTcagacaaatattaaattaattagagaAGTAGGTAAGagcttctattaaataaatcattcaatttaatttttatttattattattaaattaaaaaagacttttttaaaaataagtaagccTGATAAATCAGGCCATTTGTTCAGCTCAAGCAAATGGGTAAAACTGACCCACTCATGTCACAGATGTAGTTATGGGCCATCATTCAGTTCCAATCACATCCTAACTGACATTCACAATTATCTCAATCAATactaaatgattatttattacacattatatGTGTTCTTTTTATAACAACCCAAAAGTTGAGAGATGCAAGACCTGTATCATaccttaataatataacaaagttaTAATGCGCAttgtaaagttaatttttaatagaacTCTTAATggtaatttttgtatttcactTCAAAGAAATCTaatcaatcaaaaataattgaCTTTGGTATAAATGGTGTATTCAATGTAATCATTAATTGTACTACATCTCTatgacaacaaaataaaattttaagataatataatttacttgatAAAGCTTAATATGTTAGTGTTTAATGCAcagttctaaatatatattaattaatataaataccggCATTTTAAGATAAATGTAACATATCATAAGCTAATTAGAAATAGTTTACTTTAAgacatataatgttaattatatttacagataATTAGCATAAGCAGGATATAACAATAGGTATTTGCactgttatttaaataacttttacaatTACAGTCAAATGATACTGATAGCTGTgcataaaaaacaaatcaaggagtttatatgtatataaaagtataacctGAAGTctttgtaaagtaaaatataaaaaaataaaatatgaatacactGAACACTTTATAGTTTAGACAAATCTAAACCATGTTCAATGACTTGTAGTTTCATAAGAGATGAAGaaataaacatactttatattaatttgtataaaaataaaattatttagcttAGACTTATTAacattccatatttaaataaataactcattATCTAGCTGTTACAAATGCATATTGTTATCTATGCTTTTTCATttgaacatatattatttaactttataaaaacaaacatgttattttatttattgtttaacaataatttaaataataaagggTTAATTAAAGTATACTACTGATAACTTTCAACTATGTATAATGGAAAACTACACTATACTAGATTTAGGTAAGTATCTACAACTATTGTAGTAcccataataaattataatagaagtGACCAGATTACtaattataatcttattatCTAAGATACACAGTTTgcaatactaaaaaaattaatatccaAATGATTAATTGAGAAACGATAGCGATTAATCAGCCGGCGAAACTAATATCGCGACTATCGTAATGTTAAACGCTATATTGGTATATGAATTGacatatcttatttttttatcgtattcATGGAATTGTTTATACatcaatttaataacattactcACAATCGTGCACGTAATTGATGCAGACAATGTTCAATGCTTGGGCACACAGGAACAGCGTAGTAAAATCACGTCAAAATCTTAACTTAATCGTATAAGAACTAAaccatataaatattgataggCTTTTAAATTACCTTGGGATGCAGTTGGATGGTGTCCTATCCACTTCCCAGGCGGCAAAAAGTTTCATGGGAACAGGTTTCGACGTATTAGTCATCTTTTCGGATTTATTTTTCTCGGTCATTTTAAATCAGCAACAATACACAACTGGGTACAACTTTCACAGCACAGCACTAAGAGTTGTTTTCaacttacattattatttaatcactaaacataacactgtaatcatttttattttaccacaGAACTAGAAGGGTACCGACCCCGAcacaaatacaacaatactcagTACAGTTTCATACTGCGCTGGGCGCTGGTATTATCGGTTTGTCGGCGACGGATGAAAGCGGCGTTCGATACATCTGACAGATGCCAGTCGAGTGTTGCCTACAATAGTAAAGTTTACCACCAACGAGCattattgttagtttttatggttttattgcattaatgaaaaatacttaaaaaataatataattaaagaaaaaaatataagattatttaggAAAATAATTACGTCAGAGTTAACCGTGCCcagaaatttaatttcatcgataagtatttatttgtataaataaaattatttaatattttttaattacagttgTTTACGGGTAGTTCTACTTATTCGGTAAACAAGTGAAACCAGCTTGATTCATCGTCCATACTGTAACTTAAAGCAATAAAGGtactatattttcaaattagcACAATTAATTCTGTTGTTTGCACTAACGTGATTTTAACATTCTCATAAATGTAGCAAATAGTGCTGACAATGTACAGCACTATTTGCTGACACTTTGTGTGATCAATATTGTAActgaatataattttctaatgcataaaatatatcccaaactatatatttttattattgatccTTGTTTTTACATATGCCTATGTACCATTGTGTGAATATGTCAATTGAgacttaataaaattgaaaagacATTTCTTTAGCACAAGAACCTAATTActgctggtggtagagctttgtgtaagctgcgttatgtaccacccactcatcagatattctacaccAAAACAGCAggacttgatattgttgtgttccggtttgaagggtgagtgagccagtgtaattacaggcacaaaggacataacatcttagttcccaatgttggtggtgcattggtgatgtaagcgatggttaacatttcttaaaatgctaaTTGCTAATTAAGTTTGGTATGGTCATATTATATCTTTAAGGACCGGGCTGTAATGTGTTTAACATTATTATGAAATGGGAAGATGAAATGAAGAAAACGAaaagataattttgtttatattttattaaaacggaaaacaataaaagttgtatataatgataaaaaaaaaaatattttaaaaatatctagttcAGGCTTTGAATCCTACTGAAATTGCACataaaaaacgaatataaaCAGATCACATACCAATTACATATCACTACAATAGATTCACataccaaatataataaaataacaataagaataaaatctTAGACATATATTTTTACGCTTGGAATGTTATAAGAATAAACTAAGCATAATTTAACTCAGGAAATACGACAATATGgcctttcaaaaaaaaaacgtaatataatCTCATACTATCTAAAACTgcgaaataatatacatatatattttattgaaaattgatAGAATAACTCAGAAATCCACAGGTACAAAATACTTCTCAAGTAGAATCTTTTTCGAAATTTGGAATTGTTATCACTAGAATACAATTAAAAAGCGAAATAAAACTTTCACTTATGGAAAAGTAATAATGAGACTTAGTGATTTAGTATCTATGGATTACTGACAGATCAAATCATTGGTTTGTAAGTAACACAATTAACTCTATAACTTTATTCGAAAAACGCAGTTGCTTCTTATTCCCAATCTCTACTAGTACCAAATATACCCGCGGTACTTCTGTTCtacaaaattatgattatttatagataCTACTTCCTAATATTTCATTAGTCGTCCTTTTACATATTGGATTTGACAGTGAAACCTTGTAAAaccatttaaaatgtataaataactaGTATAAGACTAGATTAAAATATGCTAAGCAAAATacacttaacaaataaaatatctatcaaaaatattaacagaaattaaaaatataattctataataattattataaaactataaattgtttttattccgCACTTATCTGAGACAAgcctattattttaattgaatctaTAAATGAgtgtagtaaattaaaatatatgctaaaaaatgtagaatatatatttcgatattgcaattaattattttggtgCCGATTTTAGTTGTTGTATAAACATATTGTCCAATATTTATTCTAGTGtgaacctgttttttttttaaaagatgtaCCCAAATATTGAGAATCTAAATAGTTAAGACTATATTTTAGTTGCTAAACCAATttcttgtttcaaatatcaCAACTATTTAACTTGAAGTCAAATAATTTGACTAGAAGACTATTGTTAAGTTTAGtagttttatatgataatattattttggcaAATAGGCGATTTGAGctgaactatttttaattattaataaagcatgagtttataaaatatttttctacaaaAACTATCAAAATTAAAGGGTTCATACATGGTTGTGAAGAAacctaattaaaaactatagcTAACAATTATGTCAAGGTTTACAATATGTTTATAAGTGTATGGGAATCCACTCTAGGGAGTGGTGATGTTCGCAGGCGTAGGTTCATTTGGCTACTTCCGGTGGACAGTCGGGCTGCGCAGAGGGATGCGCGGCGCGAAAAGCCGGATGATTCTCCAGCTCACGATCGATGCGAAGTATTATTGGGAATGGACGAAGGTCAACATGGAATctggaattattattttataaatactgtattatataattaactggTTATGATATGTTAACTATTTAATGTGACATTGCTTAAGCCGTGTTGACTGTTTCAAACGGCAGACAGACATCATATTTGCCAAAAGaaaactacataatatattattaaaattcaggAACTTTAACTCAGTAGTTATTAAACTAATCTGTGCTATGAATAgaacaaataaatttgtaaaaatctgATAATGTACACTTCAATTTGATTAAAAGATGAATGAATTAAGTtccattaacaaatattaagtgTTTACATTTCTAGATTGTATTcataccataaaaataaataacactgtTATGATGGTGTTTAATACAAttcattactatatttaaatatgactaaCCTTCTTGCATTAAACACTTGTGGCACAAGGCAACAGTCAGCTAGAGTTATTTCATCACCAACACAATATTTTCCTGCACAGGACGATAGAAGCTTTTCGACTGCTCTGAAACCGCGCATAATCCAATGTTGGGCCCATTCCTTTTTCTTATCTTCTCCCACATATATTAgaacaattaaattttgtagAGGCTGGATGCCAGATGATATGACCtggaattatttatacaatatgtacTGATTACAGTGTCTGATAAGTACATTTAGTCACAGGATTAGAAAATTAACATAGTTTGGTCTTGTATTGTGAAAATAACTACGAGAATAGGATATGCTATCAgactaaaaaaatttttaactaaaacttTGCAAGGACACTTCTATTCTAGTGGCATACCTTTTCTATACTACCACTATCTTTGATGAGTCATAATATTCTATATGttctatgtttaatttatttttgctacTTTTAGTCATATTTTAAGGAATAAATCTAACtgttattttagaattatatttgctaacatattttataaatcattttatacacACTTATGAGTACATCATATTGTGGAATTATAACGAAAATAAAGAAAGTTGTAataaaactagaaaaaaaaaacattatgacaaataatattgataaataaatttttgagatattttttgaACTTAGATAATTCTGAGTTATGGTTATTACatgtttataacataatttaccTCACAAATCTCTCGAACCTTCGCCCGCTTATAACAATCTTGAGGCATAAGAGCTCTCTGAGGTCTTGTTTCTtctaaataatgcattatacTAAGTGATTCTACAAATGTGTGTCCATCTGAAAagagaaaattattttcattaatatatttttattattaaaatataatttaactgaaTAATTAGGATGAAATCTTAatttttcagttaaattataaacatttaaaacaagacagataagaacattttattgagaaataaaaatttaggactttgaattatataaatataaatatttagttttatctaccataaatagattatatatgtaataaatattttgatggtaataatttcatattatgtctataattacatattataaaaacaaaattacctaTAACTAGTGACGGCACTTGTTCCATAGGGTTTACCTCCCGATATTCATTGCAGTGCTGTTCTCCACCTCCTTTGATCAGACTTACTGCTTTAATATCATATGGTATTTCTTTTAGGTTCAAGGCAATCCTAACACGCCACGAACAAGAGCTTCGCCAGTAGGAATATAATACTGGCTGAAAGaagaatattacaaatattattttcaacctttgcttgaagattgttgaagtttatacaattattaattcaatgatTAAAGATTATAATATGATAGACAAGAAGGATTTGCGTGATTTTTTTTGTGAGAGAGGCAAaggatttttttctaattataacaaaaatgtaaacacCTTgggtatgttatttttttaaaagactaaCCTTTTCTTCAATAATATCACCCATGTTAACGAAGTATCGAAGacaaataatagttaaatacgACTATGAATACAAAAACCGGTCGAAAGAGGCCAAGAAAATTAATACTAAGGAACGAGTATGCAAATAAAACTAGATTTAAtccattaatatttatcttgtttattattatacatacctTAGCCATGGTGGAAATATTTCCGTTGTATTTAGAGTAGTAACTAATTTTGGCGGCGGTAAATATAccgtatagaaataaaatatatgttgtttTTGCAAATTTGTTGTTTGTTCCTAAATAATTAacgaaactttttaaattatttatcttgacTGCGATGTTACACaacaattaaatcaataattgatatgagaaatttaaattgaatggattttgtataaaattaatagctACTTGAAAATGCACTCTTTCTGTTTCTCAATCTGTAATCTGTTACATTTCCATTTGTCAGTTGATGACAGGAGATTATTCAAATCGTAATTGCAAtttgcaaatataatattatcttagttaaattttgtaattaaaattcaaaatctttataaacaaaaattattaggtaatatggaattttattaaataaaacattttttttaagtcaataaATTCgccatataaaaaaagaaaaataatataaatagatggTCTAATTCGAACAATGGCTTAAGTCCACATTTTCTCTTTTAAGCAATGAGAGAAATaagcacaaatatatttttgaaaggaAATCAAATTATAGTACAAAAAAACTCCTTATCTCTATCTTTCTTTAAGCAAAGAATTTAAACATGTATTAATGTGTATATTTGTGGCTATGTCTGCTACTGCTAAGATAGCAGTAGCAGACATAgctaattatcataatttgtcGTCTGCTATCattatattccactaagattcgttatattttattttcacactAATTCACTTAAACTTTAACTTTGAAATGCGAAAAGAGGTTAATTATAAAAgttctaattaataatatgttagaaATAAAACGAACAATAAAGTTTCAACCTACAGCATAATGTTCCAAGatcttgaaaatttaattcagtacttttttgataaaaacttaTGGACTTAGGGATTTATAGGAATTATGGATTTTTAGAGTTGAAAATatagtcaattttattttttctaattatcaAAAACCTATTTAGAGatttaacaacaaataaacGACTAAACCTCTATtggttatagaaaaaaatagggTCGATCAGCCTGTGTCGATAGTCCCTTAATatccaaatatatttaatattatacttgcATCATTGAACATATTCAGCGATGCAATAATAACGATAAAAGAAAGCAACACAATCACACATTACcagaagatttaaaaaaaaaagtaaaaaaagaaagtgAAACAAAGGTATTTAGGGTCTTAATTGAACAACCAGTtactataaaacttatataattgaaaaaatgattaaaataatgattcaagACTTCTGGATTTA
The Nymphalis io chromosome 19, ilAglIoxx1.1, whole genome shotgun sequence DNA segment above includes these coding regions:
- the LOC126776116 gene encoding probable maleylacetoacetate isomerase 2 isoform X1 gives rise to the protein MGDIIEEKPVLYSYWRSSCSWRVRIALNLKEIPYDIKAVSLIKGGGEQHCNEYREVNPMEQVPSLVIDGHTFVESLSIMHYLEETRPQRALMPQDCYKRAKVREICEVISSGIQPLQNLIVLIYVGEDKKKEWAQHWIMRGFRAVEKLLSSCAGKYCVGDEITLADCCLVPQVFNARRFHVDLRPFPIILRIDRELENHPAFRAAHPSAQPDCPPEVAK
- the LOC126776116 gene encoding probable maleylacetoacetate isomerase 2 isoform X2 — translated: MAKPVLYSYWRSSCSWRVRIALNLKEIPYDIKAVSLIKGGGEQHCNEYREVNPMEQVPSLVIDGHTFVESLSIMHYLEETRPQRALMPQDCYKRAKVREICEVISSGIQPLQNLIVLIYVGEDKKKEWAQHWIMRGFRAVEKLLSSCAGKYCVGDEITLADCCLVPQVFNARRFHVDLRPFPIILRIDRELENHPAFRAAHPSAQPDCPPEVAK